CCCCATCCGGAGTCAGAACATCCAACTCGGTTCCCACATCCCAATGCGTCATGCGGATCATCCCAATCGAAACATTCGTATTGAAATCGGGGGAAAATGCCGCGCTGCTTATGTTGCCGACGTGGTGCTCTCCATCCATCACCGGCCACAATCGGTCACAAGCCGCCACTGGGGCCCCATGAATTTCCACCGGCCTAATCTGTCGCACGGGCCCCTCTTGCGCCACGCGCAGCAGGGCATCCCGCCCGACACAGCCAATGGCCGTATTCGTGTTGCAAAACCGACCCAATCCACATTCGTGCGGCGTGTTGTCATCGGTCATGTCATTGCCATAGCTGAGCAATCCGCCTTCGATCCGTTCGATCAAATTGGGACAGCCCGCACGCACATCAAGATCCTTTCCGGCTTCCATCAAGGCGTTCCAAAGCGGCATGCCGATGTCGCCGCCTTCAACGTAGATTTCGAACCCTCCCTGCTTGGAGTACCCGGAACGCGCCACGACAAGGCTACGTCCCTGAAACTCGAACCAGCCAAAGCGGAAAAACTTAACATCACGGACCTTGTCTCCAAACACCCGCGCCATCAACTCATCGGCAAGCGGCCCCTGCACCGCCAGAGGGCTCACATCCGGCTCATCCACCAACACATCAAGCCGGTAACCATAGGCAATACCCTTGACCCAAAACAGCAAATCGCTGTCAGCAATGGAAATCCACCATCTGTCCTCGGCCAGCTTCACGGCCACGGGATCATTCAGCATCCCGCCCGTTTCGTCCACGATCGGCACATAAAAACACTGCCCGGGCAGCATTGAGCGCAAATCCCGCGGTGTGAGCATTTGCATCAAGCGGCCAGCGTCCGGACCGCGCAACTCAACCTGCCGCTCTACGGCCACATCCCACACCTGAACCGCCGACTTTAGATGCCGGTAGTCTTCTTCAACCGAGCGGAATACTGTGGGCAAAAGCATACGGTTGTAGACTGTGTAAGCCTTTACGCCTGCTGCCTCCACGCCTTCCGAAAACGGCGTTCGACGCAGCCGACGCGATGGGGAAATCAGTGCCATGACGAACCCTCCGGCATCAAAACGAGATCAGTTGCTCCCGGATCACGATCCAGGCTGGTCAGCATCGCGTGAATCTGTCCGCGATGGTGGGTTTGGTGGTTAAACAATCCGACGACACAGTCCGCCAGCGGTTTGGACATCTCCCTGTCCAGCATCACCGCGTGCCAGTGCAAATCGCCGCTCAAAGTGTCTTCGCTCACCCGATCCGCCCATTGCCCGATCCGCTGATCCATGCGCAGTCTTTCTTGCGACCAAACCGCGAATGTCGGGCATATATCGATGTGCTCTTTGGCCGGAACCGATGGCCCCTCGCCACCGTCAAGCCGGCTCATCCACAGGAAATCGCCCCAAAGGATATGATTGAGTGTTGCCATGACCGAGCCAAAAAACGCGCCGCGATCAGCCCGTAATTCCGCCTCGGTCAGCTTTTCACACGCCGCCCGCACCTGCCCGTTCTGCCACGCGTTATAGCGGGCCATCATCTGGCAATATGCAGGCGTCACAGTCATTACCGAGGACCTTTCCAGTCGATCGGGCATATCTCCGCGGACTTGCCGCCAAAGTCCCAGACGCGGCCGAAGTCACGAACTTTGGACTTGGTACCAACCGCTGCAATAATGTCCGGCCCCATCCAGTACTTGGAGTTGGAAATCATAACCGGGTGGTCGGGACTGGCACCGTCCAGCATTTCGACCTCACCCTGAAT
This genomic window from Shimia isoporae contains:
- a CDS encoding dimethylsulfoniopropionate demethylase, whose protein sequence is MALISPSRRLRRTPFSEGVEAAGVKAYTVYNRMLLPTVFRSVEEDYRHLKSAVQVWDVAVERQVELRGPDAGRLMQMLTPRDLRSMLPGQCFYVPIVDETGGMLNDPVAVKLAEDRWWISIADSDLLFWVKGIAYGYRLDVLVDEPDVSPLAVQGPLADELMARVFGDKVRDVKFFRFGWFEFQGRSLVVARSGYSKQGGFEIYVEGGDIGMPLWNALMEAGKDLDVRAGCPNLIERIEGGLLSYGNDMTDDNTPHECGLGRFCNTNTAIGCVGRDALLRVAQEGPVRQIRPVEIHGAPVAACDRLWPVMDGEHHVGNISSAAFSPDFNTNVSIGMIRMTHWDVGTELDVLTPDGVRPATVYEAFWA
- a CDS encoding DinB family protein, with protein sequence MTVTPAYCQMMARYNAWQNGQVRAACEKLTEAELRADRGAFFGSVMATLNHILWGDFLWMSRLDGGEGPSVPAKEHIDICPTFAVWSQERLRMDQRIGQWADRVSEDTLSGDLHWHAVMLDREMSKPLADCVVGLFNHQTHHRGQIHAMLTSLDRDPGATDLVLMPEGSSWH